One part of the Bdellovibrio bacteriovorus genome encodes these proteins:
- a CDS encoding ParA family protein: MAKTICIANQKGGVGKTTTSVNLSSALASLGKRVLLIDMDPQGNASSGLGIKRYESQDANSYHVLIGEKTLTEATQKTSNPNLQVSTANPDLVGAEIELVDMPQREYRLKQAIATVADQYDFVIIDCPPSLGLLTLNSLNAADSFLVPLQCEYYALEGLSQLLNTAGLIKKNLNPQLHIEGIVLTMFDIRNNLSHQVVTEIKNHFGEKVFNAIIPRNVRLSEAPSHGQSIFEYDSKSIGAVRYLELAREVIARSEVKVTPEMAPQTEQMA; encoded by the coding sequence ATGGCAAAAACAATCTGCATAGCGAATCAAAAGGGTGGTGTTGGTAAGACAACGACGTCTGTGAACCTCTCTTCTGCCTTGGCGTCTCTTGGAAAAAGAGTTCTTTTGATCGATATGGATCCTCAAGGCAATGCCTCCAGCGGTTTGGGTATCAAAAGATACGAAAGCCAGGATGCGAATAGCTACCACGTACTCATCGGCGAAAAAACTCTGACCGAGGCTACTCAAAAGACCTCCAATCCAAACCTTCAAGTATCCACGGCTAATCCGGATCTGGTGGGTGCGGAGATTGAATTGGTTGATATGCCGCAGCGTGAGTACCGTCTGAAGCAAGCCATTGCCACAGTGGCTGATCAATATGACTTTGTGATCATTGATTGCCCTCCATCTTTGGGTCTTTTGACTTTGAACTCCTTGAATGCGGCGGACAGTTTCCTTGTGCCTCTGCAGTGTGAGTACTATGCACTTGAAGGGCTTAGTCAGCTTTTGAATACGGCGGGACTAATCAAAAAGAATTTGAATCCTCAACTGCATATCGAAGGCATCGTTCTGACGATGTTTGATATTCGAAATAATCTGAGTCACCAAGTAGTGACCGAGATTAAGAACCACTTTGGCGAGAAAGTATTCAACGCCATCATTCCAAGAAATGTACGCCTCAGTGAGGCACCAAGCCATGGACAATCCATCTTCGAGTACGACAGCAAATCCATCGGCGCCGTCAGATACCTAGAGCTTGCACGTGAAGTGATTGCTCGCTCGGAAGTAAAAGTGACGCCGGAAATGGCTCCACAGACAGAACAAATGGCATAA
- the atpH gene encoding ATP synthase F1 subunit delta — MRVSEISKRYAKALLAVAKQKGIHTQVHAELQALVKSFAGDASVKNYFENPMIGSDQKIAAVKASLSGKGVSEEVVNTLVLLAEKNRFGVLEQISFAYRDLLDLEDGVTRGVVRSAQPLAADAQKDIEQKITKVLNKKIVLTYEQDSKLLGGVVATVGGWTFDDSIDTHLKKLNEELNRRAN; from the coding sequence ATGAGAGTCAGCGAGATTTCCAAAAGATACGCAAAAGCCCTTCTGGCTGTAGCAAAGCAAAAAGGCATCCACACTCAAGTGCACGCAGAACTGCAAGCGCTGGTGAAGTCCTTCGCGGGCGATGCCTCTGTAAAAAACTATTTCGAAAATCCAATGATCGGTTCTGATCAGAAGATCGCAGCTGTAAAAGCATCTTTGTCCGGCAAAGGTGTGTCTGAAGAAGTGGTGAACACACTTGTTCTTCTGGCTGAAAAAAACCGCTTCGGTGTTCTTGAGCAAATCTCCTTCGCCTACCGCGACCTTCTGGATCTGGAAGATGGCGTGACTCGCGGAGTGGTTCGTTCTGCCCAGCCTTTGGCGGCGGATGCTCAAAAAGACATCGAACAAAAAATCACTAAAGTTTTGAATAAGAAAATCGTTCTGACGTACGAACAGGATTCCAAACTGCTTGGTGGCGTGGTTGCCACTGTAGGCGGCTGGACTTTCGATGACAGCATCGACACTCATCTTAAAAAATTAAATGAAGAACTAAACAGGAGAGCCAACTAA
- the mnmG gene encoding tRNA uridine-5-carboxymethylaminomethyl(34) synthesis enzyme MnmG, with protein MANKKYDVIVVGAGHAGIEACLSSARLGLNTLMVTTNTDRIGYMSCNPSIGGLAKGHMVREIDVLGGQMGVAADETCIQYKRLNASKGPAVRGTRVQNDKHLYSQFQKEALYNQPNLEVLQGEVKRLILEKDLCVGVVLQDGSEIFGKATIITTGTFMNGVMHIGLRQEAGGRVGDQPSIGLSDQLAQFGFEVKRLKTGTPARLLKDSIDWSKTIPQAGDEKVYPFSFRSSDKLKLPQVLCYLTRTTEETHDIIRGNLDKSPMYCGIIEGVGPRYCPSIEDKITRFAERTSHQTFLEPEGLSTDLIYLQGISTSLPEDVQDRFLKTIPGLENVKVARYGYAVEYDYIEPTQIWHRLETRTIRQLFLAGQINGTSGYEEAAAQGLIAGINAAHSILGREEFILSRDQAYMGVMIDDLVTKGTREPYRMFTSRAEHRLVLREDNTIDRLSDLGRQLGLVSEESFELLTNLRARRQTLHDRLKNTVLYPTKDIQAILATIPTPAMSKSLTFEELLRRPELTSSHLELLNFELDPDPNVVEPVEIEVKYSGYVKRQMDLITQSKRLEEMLLPEGLEYGEIRGLSNEEKDKLQRVKPRTLGQAQRISGVNPSAIQAIMIHLKGHKKIKEMGLEGQSGTGSTDSILAH; from the coding sequence ATGGCTAACAAAAAATATGATGTGATTGTTGTCGGTGCCGGCCACGCGGGTATTGAGGCGTGTCTGTCTTCTGCGCGTCTGGGTTTGAACACCCTGATGGTGACCACCAATACGGATCGTATCGGTTATATGAGTTGCAACCCGTCCATCGGGGGACTTGCCAAGGGACACATGGTTCGCGAGATCGATGTGCTGGGCGGTCAGATGGGTGTTGCAGCTGATGAAACCTGCATCCAGTACAAACGCTTGAATGCCTCGAAAGGTCCCGCGGTTCGCGGCACCCGTGTTCAGAACGACAAGCACTTGTATTCTCAATTCCAGAAAGAGGCCTTGTACAACCAGCCTAACCTTGAGGTTCTTCAAGGGGAAGTAAAACGCCTGATTCTGGAAAAGGATCTGTGTGTGGGCGTGGTTCTGCAGGATGGTTCTGAGATTTTCGGTAAAGCGACTATCATCACCACCGGAACTTTCATGAACGGGGTTATGCATATTGGTCTTCGCCAAGAAGCGGGCGGCCGCGTGGGGGATCAACCTTCGATCGGTCTGTCTGATCAATTGGCGCAGTTCGGTTTTGAAGTCAAAAGACTTAAAACCGGAACTCCGGCGCGTTTGCTGAAAGATTCCATCGACTGGTCTAAAACCATTCCGCAAGCCGGGGATGAAAAAGTTTATCCATTCAGCTTCCGTTCCTCTGATAAATTGAAACTTCCCCAGGTGCTTTGTTACCTGACTCGCACGACGGAAGAAACCCATGACATCATCCGGGGCAACCTGGATAAATCCCCTATGTACTGCGGGATTATTGAAGGTGTGGGTCCTCGTTATTGTCCTTCGATTGAAGATAAAATCACTCGTTTCGCAGAAAGAACCAGCCACCAGACATTCCTGGAGCCGGAAGGTCTTTCCACGGATTTGATTTATCTGCAGGGTATTTCCACCAGTCTTCCGGAAGATGTTCAGGATCGGTTCTTAAAAACCATCCCGGGTCTTGAGAACGTGAAAGTCGCACGCTACGGCTATGCGGTGGAGTATGACTATATCGAGCCGACCCAGATTTGGCATCGCCTTGAAACCAGAACCATTCGTCAATTGTTCCTGGCAGGTCAGATCAACGGCACTTCCGGTTATGAAGAAGCGGCGGCGCAGGGTTTGATTGCGGGTATCAATGCGGCTCACAGTATTTTGGGTCGCGAGGAATTTATCTTGAGTCGTGATCAGGCCTATATGGGTGTGATGATCGATGATCTTGTGACGAAAGGAACGCGCGAACCGTATCGTATGTTCACTTCGCGCGCAGAGCACAGACTTGTTTTGCGAGAAGACAATACTATCGACAGGTTGAGTGACTTGGGTCGCCAACTGGGTCTTGTTTCCGAAGAGTCTTTTGAGCTTTTAACGAACTTGCGTGCCCGCCGTCAGACTTTGCATGATCGTTTGAAGAACACCGTGCTTTATCCAACCAAAGATATTCAGGCTATTCTGGCGACAATCCCGACTCCAGCTATGTCGAAGTCCTTAACTTTCGAAGAGTTGCTGCGTCGTCCTGAGCTAACGAGTTCACACCTGGAATTGCTAAATTTTGAGCTGGATCCGGATCCGAATGTGGTTGAGCCGGTCGAAATTGAGGTGAAGTACTCGGGTTACGTCAAACGCCAGATGGACCTGATCACTCAGTCCAAACGCCTGGAAGAAATGCTCCTTCCAGAGGGGCTGGAGTATGGTGAAATCCGGGGTCTTTCCAATGAAGAGAAGGATAAGCTGCAACGCGTTAAGCCCCGTACCTTAGGTCAAGCTCAGCGGATAAGTGGTGTTAATCCATCCGCTATTCAGGCTATAATGATCCATCTAAAAGGTCATAAAAAGATCAAGGAGATGGGGCTTGAAGGACAATCAGGAACAGGCAGCACCGATAGTATACTGGCGCATTGA
- the mnmE gene encoding tRNA uridine-5-carboxymethylaminomethyl(34) synthesis GTPase MnmE, translated as MIRGDRDKDTICAISTPHGVGGISVIRVSGPQTLNIVSKICPFLPAHPESHKVYFGNLKNSQSGDEIDEVLATYFKEGRSFTGEEVIEISCHGSPLICQTILNQLVNLGARPADRGEFTFRAFMNGKLDLVQAESVLSLIESQSQQAAKLALRQLKGTLSHKLEEIEDDMTWILAHAEASIDFSTEGIEVIEENVIQVRLKKIEAGLKELVATFKVGRLLKDGFRIVLTGLPNVGKSSLLNLFLEDERAIVTDIPGTTRDVIHGDTTFEGVKFTFVDTAGLRDEATDLVERIGIQKSYEAQNESDVVFFVYDIEKGLGAEELQILESLDPAKTYILANKTDKIGGSKPLETVEKTLKNSKFFQKLTDPGAFFTRRVFFVSALDKKVRSEVLKDLVKEFADLQVENTVLISNARHFENLSRALENTQRSQSVVAQGLGAEFLALEFKEALIAIHETLGKRFDDQIMDRVFKEFCIGK; from the coding sequence AATCTGTGCGATCTCCACTCCTCATGGAGTGGGCGGTATCTCTGTTATCAGAGTCAGTGGGCCCCAGACTTTAAATATCGTCTCTAAAATCTGCCCGTTTTTGCCGGCACATCCTGAGTCTCACAAAGTCTATTTCGGGAATCTGAAAAACTCCCAGTCAGGCGATGAGATTGACGAGGTTCTGGCAACCTACTTCAAAGAAGGCCGTTCTTTCACCGGTGAAGAAGTTATTGAAATCTCCTGCCACGGAAGCCCGCTGATCTGCCAAACAATCTTGAATCAATTAGTCAATCTGGGTGCTCGTCCGGCGGATCGCGGGGAATTTACTTTCCGCGCGTTTATGAACGGGAAGCTGGATCTGGTTCAGGCGGAATCCGTTCTTTCTTTGATCGAATCCCAAAGCCAGCAAGCCGCCAAACTGGCCCTGCGCCAGCTTAAGGGGACTCTTTCCCACAAGCTTGAAGAAATCGAAGATGATATGACCTGGATTCTGGCGCACGCCGAAGCCAGTATTGATTTTTCCACTGAGGGCATTGAAGTCATCGAAGAAAATGTCATTCAGGTTCGTCTGAAGAAAATCGAAGCGGGTCTGAAGGAACTGGTGGCCACTTTCAAGGTGGGCCGTCTGTTGAAGGATGGTTTCCGTATTGTTCTGACCGGTCTTCCGAATGTGGGTAAATCCAGTTTGCTGAACTTGTTCCTGGAAGACGAACGGGCCATTGTGACGGACATCCCAGGAACCACGCGGGATGTGATTCACGGTGATACGACTTTTGAGGGCGTGAAGTTCACTTTCGTGGATACCGCCGGCCTTCGTGATGAAGCCACTGATCTGGTGGAGCGAATTGGTATCCAGAAAAGCTATGAAGCGCAGAATGAATCCGATGTGGTGTTCTTTGTTTACGACATCGAAAAGGGCCTGGGAGCTGAAGAGCTGCAGATTTTGGAGTCTTTGGACCCGGCAAAAACCTATATTCTGGCCAATAAAACCGACAAAATAGGGGGGTCTAAACCCCTGGAAACTGTCGAAAAAACACTGAAAAACAGTAAATTTTTCCAAAAACTGACAGACCCTGGGGCTTTCTTCACAAGAAGGGTGTTCTTTGTCAGCGCTCTTGATAAAAAGGTGCGTTCTGAGGTGCTTAAGGACCTGGTGAAAGAGTTCGCCGATTTGCAGGTGGAAAACACAGTGCTGATTTCCAATGCCCGTCATTTCGAGAATCTTTCCCGCGCCCTTGAAAACACCCAACGTTCACAATCAGTCGTGGCGCAAGGGTTAGGTGCTGAGTTTTTGGCTCTTGAGTTTAAAGAAGCTCTCATTGCGATCCACGAAACTTTGGGGAAACGGTTTGATGATCAGATCATGGACCGGGTCTTTAAAGAGTTTTGTATCGGGAAATAA
- a CDS encoding bactofilin family protein translates to MAVNLSPAHQEDLLTGHVTAILDQGTHFEGKLSFEGTVQIGGDFKGEIFTKDTIVINEGASVTAQIEADTIVISGRVEGNLFARRRVIMHPPAIFKGTVTSPSLRIDEGVVFEGASYMPKS, encoded by the coding sequence ATGGCAGTAAACCTTTCCCCCGCACACCAAGAAGATCTTTTGACTGGTCATGTGACGGCAATCCTTGACCAGGGGACCCATTTCGAAGGAAAGCTCAGCTTCGAGGGGACCGTTCAAATTGGCGGTGATTTTAAGGGGGAAATCTTTACCAAGGATACCATCGTTATCAACGAAGGGGCCTCTGTAACGGCCCAGATCGAAGCTGATACCATCGTTATCAGCGGCCGGGTGGAGGGAAATCTCTTTGCCCGTCGCAGGGTTATCATGCACCCTCCGGCCATCTTTAAAGGCACCGTGACATCCCCAAGCCTGCGAATCGACGAAGGCGTCGTTTTCGAGGGCGCGTCCTACATGCCTAAGTCTTAG
- the rsmG gene encoding 16S rRNA (guanine(527)-N(7))-methyltransferase RsmG — MKFNRTLNLISAKTLFVADALHFADSILASQAIMKSNPNLDKVYDLGSGNGFPGMVFALLYPKVQVVLVEVDQKKCEFLTHMAGVLKLSNVTVENKTIESFPDGSMNYVMARGLANISKSIMMTRKVVPKGGVFYHLKSEEWGIEVGDIPTQLCSVWTPSLVGEYKLPIGAIKFSVVKTDKIA, encoded by the coding sequence TTGAAGTTTAATCGAACGCTGAATCTTATTTCAGCCAAGACGCTTTTTGTGGCGGATGCTCTTCATTTTGCCGATTCAATCCTGGCCTCTCAGGCCATTATGAAATCCAATCCTAACCTAGATAAAGTCTATGACCTGGGGTCCGGCAACGGTTTCCCGGGTATGGTGTTCGCTCTTTTGTATCCCAAGGTGCAAGTAGTCCTTGTTGAGGTCGATCAGAAGAAGTGCGAGTTCCTGACCCACATGGCGGGTGTTTTGAAGCTTTCTAACGTGACGGTCGAGAACAAAACCATCGAGTCTTTCCCGGATGGTTCTATGAACTATGTGATGGCCCGCGGACTGGCGAATATTTCCAAGTCCATCATGATGACCCGTAAAGTGGTCCCTAAAGGCGGTGTTTTCTATCACCTGAAGAGCGAGGAGTGGGGGATTGAAGTGGGAGATATTCCGACCCAGCTTTGTTCCGTATGGACGCCGTCGCTCGTGGGGGAATACAAGCTTCCGATCGGGGCTATTAAGTTTTCAGTGGTGAAAACAGACAAGATCGCGTGA
- a CDS encoding ATP synthase F0 subunit B, whose product MKLILNVLVLLAPAAVFAAGGGHHGDNHIPTSTIMFQAINLTILFAAIIYFTKDAIVSFFAGRKAAYLEAAQKSAFAREQAEKEFVDIKNKLANLDQTREENLRKAQTHAEDLKKQILEEANDVTKRIKNDAELTARLEVQRAQKELRTQLLQDSVEAARIVLTKDLGSSDQQKLQKDFINNVGV is encoded by the coding sequence ATGAAATTGATTTTGAATGTATTGGTACTTCTGGCTCCAGCAGCGGTATTCGCGGCAGGTGGCGGTCATCACGGTGACAATCATATCCCAACTTCCACAATCATGTTCCAGGCGATCAACCTGACGATCCTGTTTGCGGCGATCATCTACTTTACTAAAGATGCCATCGTGTCCTTCTTTGCAGGTCGTAAAGCGGCTTACCTGGAAGCGGCTCAGAAATCCGCGTTTGCGCGTGAGCAGGCTGAAAAAGAATTCGTTGATATCAAAAACAAACTGGCAAATCTGGATCAGACCCGTGAAGAGAACCTGCGCAAAGCACAGACTCACGCTGAAGATCTTAAGAAGCAAATTCTTGAAGAAGCCAATGACGTTACAAAACGTATTAAAAATGATGCCGAACTGACAGCACGTCTTGAAGTTCAGCGCGCTCAAAAAGAGCTTCGCACCCAGCTTCTGCAGGACTCTGTTGAAGCAGCCCGCATCGTTTTGACGAAGGACCTTGGTTCTTCCGATCAGCAAAAACTGCAAAAAGATTTCATCAACAACGTTGGAGTGTAA
- a CDS encoding ParB/RepB/Spo0J family partition protein, which translates to MSDIAVESSNKKKGLGRGLGSLLGGPAPEQAPAAPKAPAATSINNTVATTPAPAAAPQTATPVAPPVDPESKIWKVGIDKLSPGQYQPRRTFEKEPLQELAQSIKENGILQPIVARRTASGKLEIVAGERRWRASQLAGLHEVPVILKNYDDKQALELAIVENIQREDLNPIEEAEGYSRLISEFKLSQQQVAEKVGRDRATVANAVRLLSLPDSVKEMISGNELSVGHAKVLLSLQDPKKQIEFAKKVVNEKIAVRKLEKMVQAVVKGHEEVEEAPTFDSNVTQRLISGLSDELQKMLGTKVNIDYANSKGKITIHFYSDDELTNMVDRLKEGWQ; encoded by the coding sequence ATGTCTGATATTGCTGTAGAATCCTCAAACAAGAAAAAAGGCCTGGGCCGCGGCTTGGGCTCTTTGTTGGGTGGTCCGGCTCCGGAACAAGCTCCGGCAGCTCCGAAGGCACCTGCTGCCACATCTATTAATAATACAGTAGCTACAACTCCCGCTCCAGCGGCTGCTCCTCAAACAGCGACACCCGTCGCCCCTCCCGTAGACCCTGAGAGCAAAATCTGGAAAGTGGGAATTGATAAGCTTTCACCTGGTCAATACCAGCCTCGTAGAACTTTTGAGAAAGAGCCTCTTCAGGAGCTTGCTCAGTCTATTAAAGAGAACGGTATTCTTCAGCCCATCGTGGCTCGTCGTACGGCTTCCGGGAAACTGGAAATCGTGGCCGGTGAACGCCGCTGGCGTGCATCCCAACTGGCGGGATTGCATGAAGTTCCAGTTATCCTTAAGAATTACGATGACAAACAAGCGCTGGAACTGGCGATTGTTGAGAACATTCAGCGTGAAGATCTGAACCCGATCGAGGAAGCAGAAGGTTACTCCCGTCTGATTTCTGAGTTTAAACTGTCTCAGCAGCAGGTTGCAGAGAAGGTGGGTCGTGACCGTGCAACGGTGGCCAACGCTGTTCGTTTGTTGTCTTTGCCTGACTCTGTAAAAGAGATGATCTCTGGAAACGAACTTTCCGTGGGTCACGCCAAGGTTCTTCTTTCTTTGCAGGATCCAAAGAAGCAGATCGAATTTGCGAAAAAAGTGGTGAACGAAAAAATCGCGGTTCGTAAGCTGGAAAAAATGGTGCAAGCCGTCGTGAAAGGTCACGAGGAAGTTGAAGAGGCACCGACTTTTGATTCTAATGTAACCCAGCGTTTGATTTCTGGTTTGAGCGATGAGCTTCAGAAAATGCTGGGTACGAAAGTGAACATTGATTATGCCAATTCAAAAGGTAAAATCACCATTCACTTCTATTCCGATGACGAACTGACCAATATGGTAGATAGGCTTAAAGAAGGATGGCAGTAA
- a CDS encoding ATP synthase F0 subunit B, with the protein MDIFAQLGINTTAGIQFVFFAIALIFLSKVVFGPYAHALEERERRTKGGEDLALEYQNKSVELQTEYEVKTRDLNSQMKSIIDAAKSQATKDYESAVSKARAEADKLVQDNRNSITSAVATAAGELKSQTNSVAMAITSKLLGK; encoded by the coding sequence ATGGACATTTTTGCACAACTAGGTATCAATACCACGGCCGGCATTCAGTTTGTGTTCTTCGCAATCGCTTTGATCTTTTTAAGCAAAGTCGTCTTCGGTCCGTATGCGCATGCATTGGAAGAAAGAGAAAGAAGAACCAAGGGCGGCGAAGATCTTGCTCTTGAATATCAAAACAAATCCGTAGAGTTGCAGACAGAGTACGAAGTAAAAACCCGTGATCTGAACAGCCAGATGAAATCCATCATTGATGCGGCCAAATCTCAGGCGACCAAAGATTACGAATCTGCAGTTTCCAAAGCTCGCGCAGAGGCGGACAAACTTGTTCAGGACAACAGAAACTCCATCACCAGTGCGGTTGCAACTGCGGCGGGTGAATTGAAGTCCCAGACAAATTCTGTAGCGATGGCAATCACCAGCAAGCTTCTTGGCAAATAA